AGGCTTCTCGAGACTGAATATGCGGTCGATAGTTGGCGAGGAGCAGCGACTATGACGAGCGTATCGATGCCCCACCCACCTAATTACACCAGTACACGCGTAAATCAGTGTCGTGGAATTCGTAACTGTGGTGACAGTTCACACATGCTGTTCGAGTGTGTCGAATCATCCCGAATGGTGCTCGAGAGAGCTGTTTGGGAGTTATTCCAGAACACGCTATACGAGGACGGCCGCCGCGATAGTCGCATTCGCCACGCTCGAGACACGGCTAGAAGTGCCAGACACTGGAGGAAAACTCACACCAGAGACGGAACAGTCTGTTCGGCCCTATCGAACCGCTACCGCGCGCTAGTGCGCACAAGAGGCGTCAACTCGGCAGTTTGTAGTCGGTATCCTTTTGTGAGCTGGGACGAACCGACGTGTATGGGCTTTCTGAGTGACACATACCTGCTCGAGTCGGCGGCCGCAGAAACCCTGTACGCCGAAATCAAGTCAGTTCCGATTGTCGACCCACATACGCACGCAGACCTCGAGGAAATCGTCGCAAACGATGGCTGGGACGATATCTGGGAGGTCGAAGGCGCAACGGACCACTACGTCTGGTCGATGATGCGAACACGCGGCATCCCCGAGCGAAAGATTACGGGTGACGCGTCGAACAAGGAGAAGTGGCTGGCACTTGCAGCGGAGTTTCCCAACTTCGCCGGCAATCCGAGCTACGAGTGGATTCATCTCGATCTGAAACGCCGATTTGGCATCGAGAAGCCGATCTCCGAGGCGACGGCCGAATCAATCTGGACCGAGACGAAAGCGCAACTGGCGACGGACACAATGCGTCCACAGCAGTTGCTCGCGGACATGAACGTCGAACTGTTCTGTACGACCGACGACCCAACATCGTCGCTCGAGGCCCACGAAGAAGCCGAACGTGCCATCGATGGCGTCGACGTTCGCCCGACGTGGCGACTCGACCGGGCGCTCCACATCGGCCGGGACTCCTGGGACGAGTTCGTCGACGACCTCGAGCAGGCAACCGGAACCGGCGTCCAGTCGTTTTCGGGATTTATCGAGGCACTCGAGCAGACCCACGAGTATTTCCACGCCCATGGCTGTCGAGCAAGCGACCTGAGTCTCGAGCAGATCAGCACGCGGCCGGTGAGCCAGCGGCGAGCACGAACAGTGTACCGGAAAGCACTCGAGGGGACCAATCTCACACCGGATGACGTGGCAGACTTTCAGGCGTACCTGATCGAGACGGTCGGACGGCTCAACGCAGCAAGGGGCTGGGTCACCCAACTGCACCTCGGCGCAGTTCGGGATTATCGCGACGAACTATTCCAGACTGTTGGCGCTGATGCCGGCGGCGATGTCTCGAAGCACTCAATCGATCTCGCTGACGAACTCGTGTATTTCCTCAACGAGTTCGATGGCGAGACCGATATCGTCCTCTACACCGTCGATCCCACGCAGTACCCAACGATCACGACCATTGCTCGAGCGTTCCCAAACGTCAGCGTTGGACCCGCATGGTGGTTCAACGACAGCCCGTACGGGATCGAAGAGCAACTGCAGTACGTCGGGTCCGTCGATCTATTGGCTAATCACGCCGGTATGGTGAGTGACTCGCGCAAACTGCTGTCCTATGGCTCCCGATTCGAGATGTTCCGTCGAACGCTGGCGAACGTCGTCGGCGAAATGGTCGACCGAGACCGCGTCGCCATGGCACACGCCGAACACCTCGTCAACTATCTGGCCTACGAGCGGCCGAAATCGCTCTACGGCTTCGAGTAGTCATAGTTGCCTGCGGCCAGAACTGGCTGCCGTCGAGAACACGGAACATACATACTCCTCGTTGCCAACAGCTATCGTAGGGACCGATGACAGCGCAAACTGATTTCGACCTCGACGGCGACGTATGCGTACTAACCGGCGGCTCAGGCGTCCTCGGCACAGAAATGGCAACAGCCATCGGCGAACAGGGTGCTACCGTTGTTCTTCTCGCTCGTGGTGAGGACAAACTCGAGGCAGCAAGCGACGACCTCAAGGCGCGGGATATCGAGCACATGACGATTCAAGCGTCAGTGCTCGACCGCGCAGCGTTGGATGCAGCGGCCGAGATGGTCGTCGACGAGTACGGTCGCATCGACGTCCTCATCAACGCAGCGGGTGGCAATCATCCAGATGCGACAACGGGCGAAGAGACGTCATTCTTTGACCTTCCGAAAGATGGCCTCGAGCAGGTGATGAACGTCAATTTCGTGGGGACAATCCTTGCGTCGCAGGCGTTTGGCGAGTACATGGTCGAACAGGGAGAGGGGCGTATTCTGAACGTCTCATCGATGAACGCCTTTACGCCGTTGACCAAGATCCCGGGCTATTCGGGTGCGAAGGCGGCAGTATCGAATTTTACTGAATGGCTGGCAGTGCATATGGCCCAGGAGTACTCGCCCGATATCCGCGTCAATGCGATTGCACCGGGCTTCTTCTTGACGGAGCAAAATCGCTATCTGCTGATCGACGAAGAAACTGGCGAGTACACCGACCGCGGGCAGACGATCATCGATCACACGCCACAGAACCGCTTTGGCGATCCGGAAGATCTCTCGACGACGGTCTGTTGGCTGCTCGCTCCCGGCTCTGCGTTCGTCACCGGTACGGTGATTCCGGTCGACGGCGGCTTTTCGGCCTTCAGCGGCGTCTAGCGGCCGTACTGAGAACGACTCGAGGATGGCGCGATCGTCTCGATCTGTGTCGTGTTGGACAGACCAGCCCTGCAGTCACTGGGGATCGTCCGTTCGCCAGATGCCAGCCGTAACAACGGAGACGACGAGTCCGACAGTACCGAAAACGAGCGTGACAGCAAGCACCCGCGTATCTGCAAAGGTCGTCGTTGCAACGAGAAGGGCGATTGCAATATTCCGTGCGGCAGTCGTCGTCGCGAGCGCCTCACGCGTGCCCACTGCTGGCCCGCCAAGAGCATAGCCAAGCGCAATTGAGCCGACGACGACAGCGACCGACACGGACAACACCCCGGTGCCAAGTAGCGAGACAAACTCACTGGCAGTCGCCGGAACGAGCAACACAGTCAACAACAGCATCGAGTACGTCGACAGTCGTCGCATTGGCTCGAGGAGTCGCGTTGCAACGGATCTGAACCGGCGGCGAATCCCAAGACCAACGAGCAGCGGCGCGAGCTGGGCGATGATAACGACCTGTGCGACCGTCATCGGATCGACGGCGGCCCCATCGGGGATGAGAAGTGCCATACTGAGCGGAATCGTCACGACCGAGACGAGACAGAGCAACACCATAAGCCCGCTTGCGAACGCGATGTTGCTCCGAGAGATCTCAGCGAGTTTTGGGCCAAACGGCGCACCAGGAGCAATCGCAACCAACAGAAGGCCGATTGCATAACTCGAGTCCATCGGGACGACTGCGATCAACACCACGGCAAGCAACGGGACGAGAACGAGGTTCGACAGAAGCGAGCGAACCACCAGCCAGCGCTGCTCGAGCGAGGCAACGAGGCGACTAACTGGAACACCGAGGCCGGTCGACAGCATGGTTGCGAGGACGAAAACGGCAGTCAGGAGATCGATTGCGGTACCGACGGGACCCTCTAACATTCGTATTGTACTGGAGAGAAGGCCAGTAAAAAACATATTGGTTCCACCGTCTCGGTCGATTCGTGCCCGACTGGCCCGCTGAGGCTTGCTATTCGGAATGGCAATGTGAGACACACCCAAATCTATAAATAATAGTGTTGAATAGCTACGGGTGGTTATGCCAGAACATACCAGTGCCAATCGTCTCTCTAGGCGACGGGTTATGCAAGCAGTCGGGGCAACAGGTGCAACAGTCTCGCTCGCGGGCTGTTCCGGGAGTAACGGCGATGGTGACGACGCTGTACAGATCACCGTTCTCGAGGACGGCTACCCCACCGAGGAAGACCGCGAGGAGTTCAAACAGGCACTCCATGACGCGGGTGTTTCAGAGGATATCTCCCTCGAGGTCATGACGATGGGGTTAGACACGATCGACGATCAGTACAGACAGTGGCTGAACGCGGGGCGATCGGAACCGGACGTCCTGACCATGGACGTTGGCTGGTCGATCCCGTTCATCGAGCGGGGCCAGTTAGTCAATCTCAACAACCACCTTGATGATGACGAACTCGATGAACTCGAGAGTGAGTTCAATGGTCCAAGCCTCGACTCGAGCCGTGATCCCGATGGGGACCTGTATGGCGTTCCGTCAAACATGGACATCCGAGGAATGCTCTACCGGAAGGATCTCGCGGAGGAGGCGGGGTACGACCCGGAGGGAGAAAACTGGTCGACGGAACCGATGTCGTGGGCCGAGTGGTCACAGGTCGTCGCGGATGCAATGGAGGAAAGCGACGAGTTGGAGTACGGACTGACGCTTCCGCTGGAACTCTCACAGACGATTACCTGTTGTTCGTTTAACGCGATCATGTCCCAATGGGGTGGCGCATACTTCGGCGGGCGCGATCACCTGTTCGGCCCAATCGGAGATCGGCCGGTGACAGTCGATGAGGAGCCAGTTCATGATGCGTTGCGAATGCTCAGGACGTTCCTGTACGGCCACGACGACGACCACTCCCTCGACAGTTCCGACTTTGCAGGCGAGATCGTTCCTGAAGGGTCCCTCGGCTGGCGGTTTACCGTCGACATGGAGTCGTTCATAAACGGGGAATCGTTCGCATACGACGGCGGGATACCGCTGCTCATACAGATGGCAGCCAGCGAGGATAACTTCGGTGATGATGTCCACGACAAGGTCGGCCTGATGCCGTACCCGTACGGCGTTGAGGAATCCGAATCGGAGTACGATGGACTCGGCGGCTCAGTCTCCGAACTGGCTGGATACAACTACTCGATCAACGAAAACACCGAGATGCTCGAGGAGTCAGTCGAAGTCATCACGGCAATGATGACCGACGAGTTCCAGGCGTTCCAGTTTAACGCAACGGGGAACATCCCCCCAAAGATTCCCGTGTTGGAGTCCGACGACGTACAGGAGCATCCGTTCTTCGGAGACTACATGGACACGTACGAAATCGCCGCCGAGAACCCGATGCCACGGCCAGTCACCTCGATTTACTTCCAGCAGTCAGACATCATCGCACAGGAGGTCCACAACGTCCTCTCACAGGATAAATCACCAGAAGAGGGGATGGGAGACCTCGAGGAGCAGCTACTAACGATCGAGAACGACAATGCCCAATAGCACATCGATGCGGTCACAGACCAGTATGAACACGACAGGGACGATCCGACAGACCATCGCGACGGTCAACAACTGGATCGAAAACCGGACCGAGTCCCAGTTCGCGTACTTCATGCTGTTTCCGGTACTGTTGGTGTTCAGTGTGCTGGCTCTCTGGCCCGTCCTGTACACGTTAGAAACCTCACTGTACGCAGATAGCTTCAGTCAGTTCCGTGGAGAGTTCATCGGGCTATCAAACTACACGGAACTGGTGACTGGCGGGCGAGACTCCGTCCTGATTCGCCCATTCATTGATCTGGGCAATCCGTTCCAGAGCATCCTGCCAGTAACGCTCATGTTCACGGCCGTCACGGTCGTGTTTGCGACGATACTCGGGTTCGTACAGGCGCTCGTACTCAACGGAACGTACCGTGGCCGGTCAATCGTCCGAGTGGCAGTGTTGCTCCCATGGGCAGTCCCAATCGTCGTCCAAGGAATGATTTTCTACCTCCTCTTTATTCCGGCCGGCGCTGGGACTGACCTCGTCAACTCACTCGGGTTGATGGGGTCCCAGCCGCTCAACGAGAGTGTAACCGCCTTTGCGATCGTCTCACTCGCCGATATCTGGGTGAGCGCCCCGTTCATCGCACTGATAATCCTGGCCGGGTTGCAGGGGATCGATCAGAACCTCTACCAGGTCGGGAAAGTCGCGGGTGCCTCGAGATGGGAGCAGTTCCGACTGATCACGCTTCCGCAGGTGATGCCCGTTCTGATGATTGCGATGTTGCTGAAGTCGCTGATGTCGATGCGCGTATACGGGCTCATCGATGCGACGACGAACTGTAGCACCGTTCCATCACTGACGTGTGGCGTCGTCGGAACGTTCAACGGCAGCCTGTACGGAACGTCAGCAGCGCTGGCGTTCATTACGGCGATACTGATCGGTCTTGTGTCGGTGGGCTACCTCATCAAGTACGGCAATTCCAGTACCGGAGGGATCTAACATGAGCACCGAACGATCAGGGAACGACTCGAAACTTGAGCAGCTCGTCTCATACAGTATCGTCAACAGTGACACGTTGTACCGCAACCTGTTTTACTTCACTGCGATCTGTATCGTGCTGATCTCGCTAGCCCCGTTCTATTATCTCTTCGTGATCGCACTGACGCCCAGTAGTCGGACGACCGATGCGGGTATTGTACCCGCTGGGTTCGACCCATCATCCTTCATCGAGATGTTTCAGGTCGTTCCACTCCATCGGTTCGTATTCAACAGCCTCGTTATCGCGGTGATGGTGACCATGATCGTGCTCGTGTTCGCGAGTCTCGCTGGCTACGTCTTCGGACGGATGGATTTCCGAGGGAAGCCGATACTGTTTATCGGAATCCTCGTCCTCTCGTATTTCCCCGGCGCGACGTTCATCGTGGGGCTCTTCCGACTCCTCACCGGGAATATCAGCGTCCTTGGAATCAGTTCGCCCGATCTGTTCGGTACCCCTGGCGTCGTTGCACTCCCGTTGACGACCCTGACACTGCCGATTGCGATCTTGCTGCTAACGACGTTTTACAGCCAGATCCCGGACGGTCTCGAGGACGCCGCACGAGTGACCGGCTCGACACGGATCGGGTCGCTATATCGCATTATCGCACCGCTTTCGGCACCGGGACTCGTCACCGCGGGTATCCTGACGTTCATCACCGCGTACAACGAGTTCTTCTTCTCACAGTTGCTCACAACTGGCGCCGCAGCAGACTGGTCGCCGATCGTCTGGGGATTGTCGAACTACCAGACGCAGGTGTCGGTCAGATACGACCTGATGGCAGCAGCCAGCCTGTTTGCGATCCTTCCGATCGCGCTACTCGTGTTAGTCGCACAAAAGAAAATCGTGAGCGGACTCTCCGGAGGGACACTGCGCGGATGATCGAACTGAATCACGCACCAAGCAACACGCACGAAAATAACGGAGGTAGTACGCTATGAGCCACCTAATGTTAGATGACGTAACGAAGCAGTACAGGGACGTCGTCGCCGTTGACGACATGAATCTCGATATTGAAGACGGGGAGTTCATCTCCCTCATCGGCCCGTCGGGGTGTGGGAAATCAACAACGCTAGAGACGATTGCCGGCCTGACGAAGCCGACCGACGGGACGATCGAAATCGCGGGACGAGACGTCACGAACGAACCGCCGAAAGACCGAGATATCGCGATGGTGTTCCAAAACATCGCGCTGTTCCCGCATATGACCGTCCGCGAGAACATGAACTTCGGTCTCCGGCTGAAAAACTACGACGACGACAAAATTGAGGAGCGAGTCCAAGACGCCGCCGATATCCTCCAGATAGACGGCATGCTCGATCGGATGCCCGACGAACTATCCGGCGGACAGCAACAACGCGTCGCCATCGGGCGTGCAATCGTGATGGATCCCGAGGTGTTCCTGATGGACGAACCCCTCGCAAGTCTCGACGCGAAGTTGCGGGTCCACATGCGGACTGAACTACAACGACTCCAACAGGAACTCGACGTAACAACCGTCTATGTCACGCACGACCAGGCGGAGGCAATGACGATGTCCGACCGGATCGCCATTATCAACGACGGTGACCTCCAGCAGTTTGCGCCCCCGCTCGAGTGTTACAACAAGCCGGCAAACCTGTTCGTTGCAGGGTTTGTTGGCTCTCCAAGCATGCGGTTCGCCCACGGGGAGGTAGACGGCGGAACGTTCACTGATTCCGAATTCGGCATCAGCCTAGACGTGCCGTCATCGGTGGATATCGACGATAGCAGCCAGATTACGCTCGGGGTTCGTCCTGAAAACGTCTACCCCAAAGACCACGGCACCGTCGCAAACGCCACTGAACCGATAGCGCTTGACGTAGATGTCGTGCAACCGATGGGTGACGAGCTGATGGTCTATCTACGCGCGCCAGATTCGGGTCAGACATTTGAATCTGACCTCGATGACACGGACCAGACCAGTTCAAAAACAGAGCAACTGCTTATGTCGGTCGACCCCACCGTGGATATCAACGTTGGGCAGTCGATCGATATCGTTCTCGACCGTTCGCAGGTCCATCTGTTCAATTCGGCGAACGGAGACGCCCTCGTACATAGCTTAGAACAGAAGCCTGACCCCGTCTCGAGATAGCGAATCAGGCTGTTTTCCGTTCGGTATCGCCCCGTTTGACATCGATATCCGTACCAAGGTACGATATAATAAATATCTAATAACCATAGTTTTTTATAGTTACATACTGATGTAATACTCGATGCAGTTGTTAGTAGGTCCTCGAGAGACTGTCTCGATCGACGGTGTCTGGCAGGCAATTCCAGATCAATACGAACAGCACGATGGCTACGACGAGGATTATTTCGACGACCTCGACCAGCCTGATATCGAGATGATGCATAGGTCAATCTACGAACCGGAGGCGTCAACCGACGCCGACCTGATCGATTACAACATTTACGATGGCTACTCCGTGCAGGTACCCTCGAGTCTGGGAGAGAACATTCCTGAGTTCCGTGGCTACGAAGGATGGATGTGGTTCGCACAGACATTCGATCGCTCGCTCATCGAGGACGGAGACCGGACGCATCTGCGCTTTGGTGCCGTCAACTACAAAACAAAAGTCTGGCTGAATGGACACGAGTTAGGCACCCATGAAGGCGGGTTCACGCCGTTTAGCTTCGAGGCCACTGACGCTCTCGAGGACGGTGAGAACGTGGTGGTCGTCCGGGTAGACAGCAAGCGATACGAAGACGGAATGCCGGAGAAGATGACCGACTTCTACAACTTCGGCGGCATCAACCGAGGGGTCGACCTCGTCACGACTCCGGCAGAGTTCATCAGGAACTTCAAAGTCGGGACGACGATTGCAGACGGGGCTGTCGACATAGACATATCGGCCTGGGTCGACGCGTCAGAGCCATCCGAGCCAGTCACCGTCGAAATACCAGACCTCGGAGTCGAAACCGAACTCGAGGCCGAGAATGGGCCAGCGTTCAGTGGGACGATCTCAATACCGGAGTCGGCTGTGGATCTGTGGAGTCCATCCGATCCACGTCTTTACACGGTCCGACTCTCATACAGAGGTGACACGATCGAAGACCGAGTTGGGCTCCGCGAGGTGTCAGTTGACGGCGGCGAGGTTCGCATCAACGGGGAGCCGATCTGGCTACGTGGTATTGCACTGCACGAAGAAGTCGCCGGGCAGGGCCGTGCACTGGACAGCGAGGACATCAGAACACGGTTCCAATGGCTAAACGAGTTGGGCTGTAACTACGCGCGGTTGGCACACTATCCACATACCGAGGAGATGGCTCGAGTAGCGGACGAAGAGGGCATTCTCCTTTGGGAAGAGGTGCCTGCATATCACGACGTCAATTTCGGAGACGAGGACGTCCAAGAGCTGTACCGACAGCAACTCCGTGAGTTAATCCAGCGCGACTGGAATCGCGCGTCCGTGATTCTGTGGTCGATCGCCAACGAGACCAACCACAACGACGAGACCCGGAACGAAGTCCTGCCGCAGATGGCCGACTACGTCCGCGAACTGGACGATACCCGGCTCGTGACCGCAGCCTGTTTCATCAAAGATACCGACGACGGACTCGTCATCGATGATCCGCTCAAAGGCCACCTCGACGTCGTCGGCATTAACGAGTACTACGGTTGGTACTACGGCGATGCCGACGATATGCGACGCTTTCAGGACGACCCTGAGGGCACACCTGTCGTTATCTCCGAAACTGGCGGCGGTGCAAAGTGGGGCTACCACGGCGAGAGTAACGAACGCTGGACCGAGGAATTCCAAGCCGATATCTATCGAGGGCAAACAAGCGCCCTCGAGGATCTCGAGCAAATCGCTGGGATGTCCCCCTGGATTCTCTTCGATTTCCGGGCACCAATCCGACAGAACGAGTATCAACGCGGCTTCAACCGGAAGGGACTGATTGACCAGCACGGCCGCAAGAAAGAGGCCTTTGACGTCCTTCAGGAATTCTACCAATCCGGTCGCCTCGAGTAACAGCTATAGTAGCCACTGAAAGTCAGTGCACACCCAATCGCACGAGGGCTATGCGATTGGTGTGTAAACAGTTTCAGTTGTTGCTCTAGAATCAACGCAGCACTCACCCGGCTTGTCTCGCCCATTTTATGTAATCGCTAGCGTCGTCTGTCGCCGCGTTGAGGTGTGAATTGGTACCGGTATACTTTTATCGGATTAGCCGGAACGATAGTTTGATGCACCTGTTATCGTACCCGCGGGACAGCGTCTCGCTCGACGGAACGTGGCAAGCGATCCCCGACCAGTACGAGATGTACGACGGCTACTTCGAGGATATGGTCGGTGACGATGACGAGGATAATCCGGCTGGCTTTTCGCCAAAATCGATCTACGAAGTTGGTGCCTCCGAGCAGGAAGGCATGCCGGTCGATTTTAACGTCCACGATGGCTACTCCGTCGATATCCCGGCAAGTTTCGGTGAAGCGGTCACTGAGTTCCGCCACTACGAAGGGTGGGTCTGGTTCGCGCGGACGTTCGACTGGGACGCCGAGACAGCCGACGACCAAACGCACCTCCAATTCGGTGCGGTCAACTACAAAGCAGA
Above is a window of Natronolimnobius baerhuensis DNA encoding:
- the uxaC gene encoding glucuronate isomerase yields the protein MGFLSDTYLLESAAAETLYAEIKSVPIVDPHTHADLEEIVANDGWDDIWEVEGATDHYVWSMMRTRGIPERKITGDASNKEKWLALAAEFPNFAGNPSYEWIHLDLKRRFGIEKPISEATAESIWTETKAQLATDTMRPQQLLADMNVELFCTTDDPTSSLEAHEEAERAIDGVDVRPTWRLDRALHIGRDSWDEFVDDLEQATGTGVQSFSGFIEALEQTHEYFHAHGCRASDLSLEQISTRPVSQRRARTVYRKALEGTNLTPDDVADFQAYLIETVGRLNAARGWVTQLHLGAVRDYRDELFQTVGADAGGDVSKHSIDLADELVYFLNEFDGETDIVLYTVDPTQYPTITTIARAFPNVSVGPAWWFNDSPYGIEEQLQYVGSVDLLANHAGMVSDSRKLLSYGSRFEMFRRTLANVVGEMVDRDRVAMAHAEHLVNYLAYERPKSLYGFE
- a CDS encoding SDR family oxidoreductase, whose amino-acid sequence is MTAQTDFDLDGDVCVLTGGSGVLGTEMATAIGEQGATVVLLARGEDKLEAASDDLKARDIEHMTIQASVLDRAALDAAAEMVVDEYGRIDVLINAAGGNHPDATTGEETSFFDLPKDGLEQVMNVNFVGTILASQAFGEYMVEQGEGRILNVSSMNAFTPLTKIPGYSGAKAAVSNFTEWLAVHMAQEYSPDIRVNAIAPGFFLTEQNRYLLIDEETGEYTDRGQTIIDHTPQNRFGDPEDLSTTVCWLLAPGSAFVTGTVIPVDGGFSAFSGV
- a CDS encoding bile acid:sodium symporter family protein codes for the protein MLEGPVGTAIDLLTAVFVLATMLSTGLGVPVSRLVASLEQRWLVVRSLLSNLVLVPLLAVVLIAVVPMDSSYAIGLLLVAIAPGAPFGPKLAEISRSNIAFASGLMVLLCLVSVVTIPLSMALLIPDGAAVDPMTVAQVVIIAQLAPLLVGLGIRRRFRSVATRLLEPMRRLSTYSMLLLTVLLVPATASEFVSLLGTGVLSVSVAVVVGSIALGYALGGPAVGTREALATTTAARNIAIALLVATTTFADTRVLAVTLVFGTVGLVVSVVTAGIWRTDDPQ
- a CDS encoding extracellular solute-binding protein, which gives rise to MQAVGATGATVSLAGCSGSNGDGDDAVQITVLEDGYPTEEDREEFKQALHDAGVSEDISLEVMTMGLDTIDDQYRQWLNAGRSEPDVLTMDVGWSIPFIERGQLVNLNNHLDDDELDELESEFNGPSLDSSRDPDGDLYGVPSNMDIRGMLYRKDLAEEAGYDPEGENWSTEPMSWAEWSQVVADAMEESDELEYGLTLPLELSQTITCCSFNAIMSQWGGAYFGGRDHLFGPIGDRPVTVDEEPVHDALRMLRTFLYGHDDDHSLDSSDFAGEIVPEGSLGWRFTVDMESFINGESFAYDGGIPLLIQMAASEDNFGDDVHDKVGLMPYPYGVEESESEYDGLGGSVSELAGYNYSINENTEMLEESVEVITAMMTDEFQAFQFNATGNIPPKIPVLESDDVQEHPFFGDYMDTYEIAAENPMPRPVTSIYFQQSDIIAQEVHNVLSQDKSPEEGMGDLEEQLLTIENDNAQ
- a CDS encoding carbohydrate ABC transporter permease, encoding MNTTGTIRQTIATVNNWIENRTESQFAYFMLFPVLLVFSVLALWPVLYTLETSLYADSFSQFRGEFIGLSNYTELVTGGRDSVLIRPFIDLGNPFQSILPVTLMFTAVTVVFATILGFVQALVLNGTYRGRSIVRVAVLLPWAVPIVVQGMIFYLLFIPAGAGTDLVNSLGLMGSQPLNESVTAFAIVSLADIWVSAPFIALIILAGLQGIDQNLYQVGKVAGASRWEQFRLITLPQVMPVLMIAMLLKSLMSMRVYGLIDATTNCSTVPSLTCGVVGTFNGSLYGTSAALAFITAILIGLVSVGYLIKYGNSSTGGI
- a CDS encoding carbohydrate ABC transporter permease, coding for MSTERSGNDSKLEQLVSYSIVNSDTLYRNLFYFTAICIVLISLAPFYYLFVIALTPSSRTTDAGIVPAGFDPSSFIEMFQVVPLHRFVFNSLVIAVMVTMIVLVFASLAGYVFGRMDFRGKPILFIGILVLSYFPGATFIVGLFRLLTGNISVLGISSPDLFGTPGVVALPLTTLTLPIAILLLTTFYSQIPDGLEDAARVTGSTRIGSLYRIIAPLSAPGLVTAGILTFITAYNEFFFSQLLTTGAAADWSPIVWGLSNYQTQVSVRYDLMAAASLFAILPIALLVLVAQKKIVSGLSGGTLRG
- a CDS encoding ABC transporter ATP-binding protein, with the protein product MSHLMLDDVTKQYRDVVAVDDMNLDIEDGEFISLIGPSGCGKSTTLETIAGLTKPTDGTIEIAGRDVTNEPPKDRDIAMVFQNIALFPHMTVRENMNFGLRLKNYDDDKIEERVQDAADILQIDGMLDRMPDELSGGQQQRVAIGRAIVMDPEVFLMDEPLASLDAKLRVHMRTELQRLQQELDVTTVYVTHDQAEAMTMSDRIAIINDGDLQQFAPPLECYNKPANLFVAGFVGSPSMRFAHGEVDGGTFTDSEFGISLDVPSSVDIDDSSQITLGVRPENVYPKDHGTVANATEPIALDVDVVQPMGDELMVYLRAPDSGQTFESDLDDTDQTSSKTEQLLMSVDPTVDINVGQSIDIVLDRSQVHLFNSANGDALVHSLEQKPDPVSR
- a CDS encoding glycoside hydrolase family 2 protein; protein product: MQLLVGPRETVSIDGVWQAIPDQYEQHDGYDEDYFDDLDQPDIEMMHRSIYEPEASTDADLIDYNIYDGYSVQVPSSLGENIPEFRGYEGWMWFAQTFDRSLIEDGDRTHLRFGAVNYKTKVWLNGHELGTHEGGFTPFSFEATDALEDGENVVVVRVDSKRYEDGMPEKMTDFYNFGGINRGVDLVTTPAEFIRNFKVGTTIADGAVDIDISAWVDASEPSEPVTVEIPDLGVETELEAENGPAFSGTISIPESAVDLWSPSDPRLYTVRLSYRGDTIEDRVGLREVSVDGGEVRINGEPIWLRGIALHEEVAGQGRALDSEDIRTRFQWLNELGCNYARLAHYPHTEEMARVADEEGILLWEEVPAYHDVNFGDEDVQELYRQQLRELIQRDWNRASVILWSIANETNHNDETRNEVLPQMADYVRELDDTRLVTAACFIKDTDDGLVIDDPLKGHLDVVGINEYYGWYYGDADDMRRFQDDPEGTPVVISETGGGAKWGYHGESNERWTEEFQADIYRGQTSALEDLEQIAGMSPWILFDFRAPIRQNEYQRGFNRKGLIDQHGRKKEAFDVLQEFYQSGRLE